The window GGTTGATGCTGGCTGCAGATGTGGTTGTGCCGTCGATTAGGGCTTTCATGGATGATCTCACAATCGTGTCTGGCAACGAGACCCAGGTCAAAGATGGCCTCCATAGGTTAGAGGAGTTGGTGGCCTGGACACGGATGAAGTTCAAGGCCAAGAAGAGCCGCTCAGTGTCAGTGCGGAAGGGGAAGGTGGTCGCAAGGAGATTTCAGATTGGGGGAGAAGATATCCCTCAGGTCACTGAGCAGGGAGTAAAGAGCCTTGGGCGGTGGTATGAGGGCAAGTTGAATGACAGGCACCGAGGAGTTCAGATCTATGAGAAAGTGGTGGAGTGGTTGAAGAGGGTGGACAGGACACTCATCCCTGGGAATGCGAAGGTGTGGTGCTGCTAGTTTGGCTTGCTACCACGGATCATGTGGCAACTGCAAGTGTACGAGGTGGCAGTGTCCAGGGTTGAGAGGATGCAGCAGAAGATGAACTCGTACTACCGGAAGTGGTTAGGCGTTCCAAGAATGCTTACAGATCTGGCATTCTTTTGCAGATCAGGCAGGTTGCAATTGCCTATGACGTCAGTGGTGGAGGAGTTTAAAGCTGGCAAGGTTAggctagtgatgatgatgagggagTCAAAGGACCAGGTAATAGCAGGAGTTAGGCCACCGATCCGCACAGGGAGGAAGTGGAGGGCGGAGGAGGCTGCGGACGAGGCAGTGGCAATGGCAAAGTGGAAGGAGATGCAGGGTGCGGTTCAGGTGGGTCGGAAAGAGGTCGGGTTTCATCAGGGTGTCAGATGGTACAGCAAGCTAGGCAGGAAGGGTAGGAGGGAGTTGGTGGTGGAGGCGGttaaggagaaggaggaggagtaCCGCTTTGCCAAGGCTGTACAGCAGGGAGTGCAGGGAGCATGGACCCGATGGGAAGGGGTGGAGCAGAGGAAGGTGTCATGGAATGACATTTGGTCAATGTCCTCTGGAGCTGTGCGCTTCATGATCAGTTCCACCTTTGATGTTTTGCCGTCTCCAGTAAATCTCCAGAGATGGGGCACTGTGGAGGATGGTGGATGCAGGGTTTGCAACAAGGCGAAGGGCTCACTAGAGCACACTTTGTCAGCATGTGGAGGTCTATTACAGGTCTATACATGGAGGCATAACCAGGTGTTGAAGGAGATGGCGGAGGTGGCGAGGGTGGCAGTGGAGGCAAGGAATAAGAATGGGCCTCCTAGGGTGAGGGGAATCAGGTTTGTGAAGGAGGGTGTGAGATGCAGTGTGAGAAGGAAGGGTCAGAGGGATGATGGTGGGGGAATCTTAGCAGCGGGGGATGATTGGGAGGTGCGGGTGGATGAGGGAAACCGTACAGTGCCAGAGGAGGTGGTAGTAACTGCCCTTCGGCCGGACATGGTGCTGGTGGCTAGGTCTGTGCACAGGTTAGCAATGGTGGAGCTGACTGTGCCATGGGAGACAAGGATGGATGAGGCAAGGGAAAGAAAGCTGGATAGGTATGCTGAGTTGAGGGAGGAGTGTGAGAAAAGGGGGTGGAGAGCGGAGGTGCATACTGTGGAGGTGGGATGCAGGGGATATGCTGGACGATCGGTAAGGAGGTGGGTCAGAGGGATGGGAATAGGTGGTAGGGACGGGGAAAGGTGGATCAGGAGAATTTGTGGGGCAGCGGAGGCAGGATCTGCATGGATAGTAGGGAAGGCTTGGGGTGGTGGGAATAGGGGGGTGTAGAGAGAGTGTTTCGGGAGTGAGGAGAGGTGATTGATGCCtagctttttcttttctgtcttgttttgtgatgttgtgttttgttttgttttgttttttctctgaaATGCCATGGGGGTGCTGTCAAGGGGATCCCAACGCAGCACCGGCCAGCCAGGGGGAGGTGTACAGCACTTAAATGGCCGAAACACTGGTGATCCCTGGTGTGCTGCTGACGACCCATGGCATTTGTGGAGTTAACATCTTTCCGTTTATTATCttccatatgtgaccgtgcacctcaaaacgaacataaagtcgcacacactgattttgcgtgaggactgaaaataagtgaaatgagtcaacctatatagccgaacttgactttgtcatattttctgaaagagcgggtcttcttttacattattctaaaatttggtatcataaaacgggcaggaaagtgtgttttttagcagtttatctcgaacatttttggtagaatagtgtgattaggtgtgtctttagaatccctttttcattcctgaaaaaccttgtcaacacttttcattttcaactcgaataacttttgaaaggatagtgctactgctttgaaagttggcattaattatagacagaatgtgttaatgaggcatgcttaatctCAGTTTAATctcataatcccttcattgttgttattctggtggtttacttcctgttttttgtcccattcatcgcacagccagcacggtttggtaaagattaagcgcttgaatagacactgtacttcagagcctcttttctcagttcacattttatctgaatttgtgctttctttccaatatttagataggttagcagagtccatttgatttgagttatacatcattttaaagcttaaagtctgctctttcagaatatggacttaactaaaaattcatatctggcgactttttgtttgttttgaggtgcagggtcacatataaagttttggtacctcaaaagtttccatgaatttccttgtcttagtttgtgtttcaggttaaagtacctttcatataactaacactgtgagacttactcgccccaaagtgctctcatatCTTAGTaacatgcaataatggtttcataCCAGAGCCGTCGCGGTACCGCCGTATCCGCGAGAATCAGCATacagtacacgtattgtacgaaaccgtTACTGcatgcatgataactgcgaccagcagccccatatgcatagctaactgcgaccagcagccccataagCATAGCTGAATGGGGCTgggcattgtagcattcaggatcacgACAGAcgtagtatcgcgggtaaatatcaacttaaattccaaacatttcttcaatttgaagactcaccagttaagttgaagtattgaaaacaagcttcgggcaacgtttggttctgccaatagtccctttctgttcgaattgatgactgaatgtgactcggtcgataggaccttgggagagctacactgaatcgacggccagcgcatgcgcacacagacatctttcttatccgttcatggatttgaaatttgaggTGACCGTTCTTAGAagttcttctgtttgtttgttgtttgtttgttttgttttgttttttttttctgggggagggggaggaccTACTTCCGACTCCCGAATCCAATccattacatacacacacacacaaaaa of the Diadema setosum chromosome 16, eeDiaSeto1, whole genome shotgun sequence genome contains:
- the LOC140240203 gene encoding uncharacterized protein, encoding MWQLQVYEVAVSRVERMQQKMNSYYRKWLGVPRMLTDLAFFCRSGRLQLPMTSVVEEFKAGKVRLVMMMRESKDQVIAGVRPPIRTGRKWRAEEAADEAVAMAKWKEMQGAVQVGRKEVGFHQGVRWYSKLGRKGRRELVVEAVKEKEEEYRFAKAVQQGVQGAWTRWEGVEQRKVSWNDIWSMSSGAVRFMISSTFDVLPSPVNLQRWGTVEDGGCRVCNKAKGSLEHTLSACGGLLQVYTWRHNQVLKEMAEVARVAVEARNKNGPPRVRGIRFVKEGVRCSVRRKGQRDDGGGILAAGDDWEVRVDEGNRTVPEEVVVTALRPDMVLVARSVHRLAMVELTVPWETRMDEARERKLDRYAELREECEKRGWRAEVHTVEVGCRGYAGRSVRRWVRGMGIGGRDGERWIRRICGAAEAGSAWIVGKAWGGGNRGV